One region of Homalodisca vitripennis isolate AUS2020 unplaced genomic scaffold, UT_GWSS_2.1 ScUCBcl_8837;HRSCAF=17111, whole genome shotgun sequence genomic DNA includes:
- the LOC124374511 gene encoding histone H2B-like, which translates to DSGCHRKASGKAVKKAGKAQKNITKGDKKKKRRGRKESYAIYIYKVLNSGPSRTPASPARPMFHHEQLRERHIRAHSRPKLPAWAHYNKRSDHLVAGDPDRRQAPVARRGLAKHAVSEGTRRP; encoded by the coding sequence CGGACTCAGGATGCCACCGCAAAGCGAGCGGAAAAGCCGTCAAGAAGGCCGGCAAGGCCCAGAAGAACATCACCAAGGGCGACAAGAAGAAGAAGCGCAGGGGAAGGAAGGAGAGTTATGCCATCTACATCTACAAGGTACTGAACTCAGGTCCATCCCGGACACCGGCGTCTCCAGCAAGGCCGATGTTCCATCATGAACAGCTTCGTGAACGACATATTCGAGCGCATAGCCGCCCGAAGCTTCCCGCCTGGGCCCACTACAACAAGCGGTCGGACCATCTCGTCGCGGGCGATCCAGACCGCCGTCAGGCTCCTGTTGCCCGGCGAGGGTTGGCCAAGCACGCCGTGAGCGAGGGTACAAGAAGGCCGTGA